From the Candidatus Methanoplasma cognatum genome, one window contains:
- a CDS encoding NAD(P)/FAD-dependent oxidoreductase encodes MNADVVIIGCGPAGLQAGIHSSRKKADTVIIGKVKNSALSGAHVENYFGVAGKTDGSELLKRGLEQALSFGCRHLDLNVTGAAAQSGGFSITVESGEEIFCKSVIIATGISRAKLNIPGEKEFLGKGVSYCAECDCNFYKGLKVAVIGDESEAAVSAELMTRYASEVYWVSKNVSADGNLVDRASGAGAKIVAGIPKEIRGGEKVGSLLFENGEEIAVDGIFIVLGGRSSADLAMDLGVMPEADDSIKTDDKCETSVPGVFACGDITGGPWQLAKAVGEGAVAGLGAAGRAKGDK; translated from the coding sequence ATGAACGCTGACGTAGTGATAATAGGCTGCGGGCCGGCCGGTCTGCAGGCGGGAATACATTCATCCCGAAAAAAGGCTGACACCGTGATCATCGGAAAAGTAAAGAACAGTGCGCTTTCCGGCGCACATGTTGAGAACTACTTCGGTGTGGCCGGAAAGACGGACGGCTCGGAACTGCTAAAGAGGGGGTTGGAGCAGGCGCTGTCGTTCGGATGCAGACACCTTGATCTGAACGTGACCGGGGCCGCGGCGCAAAGCGGCGGCTTCAGTATAACGGTAGAATCCGGAGAGGAGATATTCTGCAAGTCGGTCATAATTGCCACGGGAATATCCAGAGCAAAGCTGAACATACCGGGGGAGAAAGAATTCCTCGGCAAAGGCGTCAGCTACTGTGCGGAGTGCGACTGCAACTTCTACAAGGGACTCAAGGTCGCGGTGATAGGGGACGAGTCGGAAGCCGCCGTGTCGGCGGAACTCATGACCAGATATGCTTCCGAAGTGTACTGGGTCAGCAAGAACGTCTCCGCGGACGGGAACCTTGTGGATAGGGCGTCAGGCGCCGGCGCGAAGATCGTCGCCGGGATCCCGAAAGAGATCAGGGGCGGCGAAAAGGTCGGATCGCTTCTTTTTGAGAATGGGGAAGAGATCGCCGTCGACGGAATATTCATTGTGCTCGGAGGAAGATCCTCCGCCGATCTGGCGATGGACCTCGGCGTGATGCCGGAAGCGGACGATTCCATTAAAACAGACGATAAATGCGAGACCTCCGTCCCGGGCGTCTTCGCCTGCGGGGACATTACCGGGGGGCCGTGGCAGCTGGCCAAAGCCGTCGGCGAGGGAGCTGTGGCGGGACTCGGTGCGGCGGGCAGGGCAAAAGGCGACAAATGA
- the trxA gene encoding thioredoxin, with protein sequence MVTELTDDTFDKFIADNGIAVIDCWAPWCGPCRRMTPIMEKLSTELEGKAGVAKLNVDNNQAISVRFGIRAIPTLLVFKEGVLVDTFVGLRSKEELTDYVENM encoded by the coding sequence ATGGTCACGGAACTAACAGACGACACCTTTGATAAATTCATTGCAGACAACGGAATCGCAGTGATAGACTGCTGGGCGCCATGGTGCGGCCCGTGCAGGAGAATGACCCCCATAATGGAAAAGCTTTCCACCGAATTGGAAGGGAAGGCCGGGGTGGCCAAACTCAATGTAGACAACAACCAGGCGATATCCGTAAGGTTCGGGATAAGAGCTATCCCGACCCTGCTGGTATTCAAAGAAGGCGTCCTTGTCGATACCTTTGTGGGGCTGAGGAGCAAAGAGGAACTAACAGATTACGTTGAAAATATGTGA
- a CDS encoding PRC-barrel domain-containing protein: MLENIGNIKGLEIYTPDGIFVGAVDEVLISIPEMSVKGLFVADANPALVDEGVSINIPVRWVQSVGDIIILNRFPNERIGPGSA; encoded by the coding sequence ATGTTGGAGAATATCGGCAACATAAAAGGGTTGGAGATATACACTCCCGATGGCATTTTTGTGGGGGCGGTCGATGAGGTCCTGATAAGCATCCCGGAGATGAGCGTCAAAGGACTGTTCGTCGCAGATGCGAATCCCGCGCTGGTCGACGAAGGCGTGTCGATAAACATACCGGTAAGATGGGTCCAAAGCGTCGGGGACATAATCATACTCAACAGATTCCCGAACGAAAGGATAGGGCCGGGGTCAGCGTGA
- a CDS encoding HDIG domain-containing protein yields the protein MLKEAGCKKRVIVHCCTVGVVADEMLKKIEADRPLVMAGSLLHDIGRSVDNGIMHAIRGSEMIEKMGLSEELVEIIRKHTGAGLDDLDIAEMGLPPGDYIPRTIEEKIVAHADNLVSDNTVVGHIHSVERLKSKGALRGAERMEALHWELSKLYGMDLDVILDIIGERPKLKWISR from the coding sequence ATGCTGAAAGAAGCTGGCTGCAAAAAAAGAGTGATCGTTCACTGCTGCACGGTGGGCGTTGTCGCGGACGAAATGCTGAAGAAGATCGAAGCTGACCGGCCGCTCGTGATGGCGGGCTCGCTCCTGCACGACATCGGAAGGTCGGTGGACAACGGCATAATGCATGCAATCAGAGGCAGCGAGATGATAGAAAAGATGGGCCTCTCGGAGGAACTGGTCGAAATTATAAGGAAGCACACCGGCGCGGGGCTGGACGACCTCGACATAGCTGAGATGGGGCTTCCTCCGGGAGACTACATTCCCAGGACGATCGAGGAGAAGATCGTCGCGCACGCGGACAACCTCGTCAGCGACAACACGGTGGTGGGCCACATACACTCGGTCGAAAGGCTGAAGAGCAAGGGAGCTTTAAGGGGCGCGGAGAGGATGGAAGCGCTCCATTGGGAACTCTCAAAACTCTACGGAATGGATCTCGACGTAATACTGGACATAATAGGCGAACGTCCGAAACTTAAATGGATCTCACGCTGA
- a CDS encoding tRNA (cytidine(56)-2'-O)-methyltransferase, with the protein MPRIWILRIGHRPQRDKRVTTHVALSSRALGAAGIFVDTEDKVLEESIGSVVGRFGGDYQIETGVQWKKMLKEFDGEVVHLTMYGQRLDEAVPKIARDRDLLIVVGAEKVPPEVYREADHNVSVGNQPHSEIAALAIFLDRFTDGKNLYSDRDGLVTVIPNERGKTVAEKRTR; encoded by the coding sequence ATGCCCCGCATTTGGATACTGAGGATCGGCCACCGTCCGCAGAGGGATAAACGGGTGACCACTCACGTAGCGCTTTCCTCCCGCGCGCTGGGCGCCGCCGGCATATTCGTAGACACTGAAGACAAAGTACTCGAAGAGAGCATCGGGAGCGTCGTGGGCAGGTTCGGAGGCGATTATCAGATAGAGACGGGCGTCCAGTGGAAGAAGATGCTGAAGGAATTTGACGGGGAGGTCGTCCATCTTACAATGTACGGGCAGAGGCTGGATGAGGCCGTTCCGAAGATCGCCAGGGACAGAGACCTGCTTATCGTCGTCGGCGCGGAAAAAGTGCCCCCCGAAGTGTATCGGGAGGCGGACCATAATGTCTCCGTAGGAAATCAGCCGCATTCGGAGATAGCCGCGCTCGCCATATTCCTTGACAGGTTCACTGACGGTAAAAATCTATACTCAGACCGCGATGGGCTGGTGACAGTGATACCTAACGAGAGGGGAAAGACAGTTGCCGAAAAGCGTACCAGATGA
- a CDS encoding ArsR family transcriptional regulator, whose amino-acid sequence MNRIKVINEPSELVPMLRSVDTSVKRDVLKEVTLEWRTADDIEKKFGPEGRNAIIFFEKMKLVETRWLSVNGGYPEKSYHTYYTSFNINAQWPVYEISDVLAAAMMNEEEYADVETKILTEVGKGGRFSGDVAEALGLSSTMLKSLVRRSVRMDYRGHRIELIREE is encoded by the coding sequence ATGAACAGGATTAAGGTCATTAATGAGCCCTCAGAACTGGTTCCGATGCTCAGATCCGTAGATACGTCAGTGAAACGTGACGTATTGAAAGAGGTGACCTTAGAGTGGAGGACCGCCGACGACATAGAAAAAAAATTCGGTCCGGAAGGCAGGAACGCCATCATATTTTTTGAAAAGATGAAACTCGTTGAGACCCGGTGGCTGTCCGTTAACGGCGGCTACCCCGAAAAATCCTATCACACCTATTACACCTCTTTCAACATAAACGCGCAGTGGCCCGTTTATGAGATAAGCGACGTCCTGGCGGCTGCCATGATGAATGAGGAGGAATATGCGGATGTCGAGACGAAGATACTTACGGAAGTAGGCAAAGGAGGGCGGTTCTCCGGCGATGTGGCTGAAGCGCTGGGTCTTTCCTCCACAATGCTGAAGAGCCTCGTAAGGAGATCCGTCAGAATGGACTACCGAGGCCACAGGATCGAACTTATCAGAGAAGAGTAA
- a CDS encoding DMT family transporter: MTFEKERLPHLSAFLIICMVWGLSLVIAYDLLDTGIPPFFLIAITYGIGALTLLSVKLAIRTTPAIGRDELRYGVMVGLLIFTAFGLQTVGLVYTTPAKSGLLTVLYVLFVPIIISMMQRKLSTRSIAFASIGFVGVLVMSGVTGGDGSMNIGDLLTIVCAVTFAVHFVTLEKFSLNLNTINFTLVQMLTATLAGVIVSLALENGQYSGMDLVGSWAGLAFMGLIVTGLGFFVQTAVQKKIPSTTIAIMCCSESVFAMVFSWALGYDAVTVPLSIGALLIVLSTVLSSIYERRELIG; the protein is encoded by the coding sequence TTGACATTTGAAAAGGAAAGACTGCCGCATCTGTCGGCATTCCTGATTATCTGCATGGTCTGGGGACTGAGCCTTGTCATCGCTTATGACCTTCTCGACACGGGGATACCTCCATTCTTCCTGATCGCAATAACATACGGGATAGGCGCTCTGACCCTCCTTTCCGTAAAACTCGCGATCAGAACAACTCCGGCCATCGGCCGGGACGAATTGAGATACGGAGTGATGGTCGGGCTGCTGATATTCACAGCCTTCGGCCTCCAGACCGTGGGGCTTGTGTATACCACGCCGGCAAAGAGCGGCCTCCTGACCGTCCTCTACGTTCTGTTCGTGCCGATCATCATATCGATGATGCAGAGAAAACTGTCGACGCGGTCGATAGCGTTCGCATCGATCGGGTTCGTCGGCGTGCTGGTGATGTCGGGGGTCACCGGCGGGGATGGCTCGATGAACATAGGCGATCTCCTGACGATCGTGTGCGCCGTTACGTTCGCGGTGCACTTTGTTACTCTGGAGAAGTTCTCGTTGAACCTTAACACGATAAACTTCACTTTGGTCCAAATGCTCACCGCGACGCTGGCCGGAGTGATCGTAAGCCTCGCATTGGAAAACGGCCAGTATTCGGGCATGGACCTTGTCGGGTCCTGGGCGGGGCTTGCGTTCATGGGCCTCATCGTTACCGGATTGGGCTTCTTCGTACAGACGGCCGTTCAGAAGAAGATACCGTCGACGACCATAGCCATAATGTGCTGCAGCGAGTCTGTTTTCGCCATGGTCTTCTCCTGGGCCCTCGGCTACGATGCCGTTACCGTTCCGTTGTCGATCGGTGCCCTTCTGATAGTGTTGTCCACCGTACTGTCGTCGATATACGAGAGAAGAGAACTCATCGGCTGA
- a CDS encoding zinc ribbon domain-containing protein produces the protein MYCINCGNQLNEGQAFCDKCGVMASGEGGPTPVYVISAPKKSAALAAVLSFMLPGGGQMYAEKMGRGLALLLSSIVIVVFGALISVVAMAPGSRGGNSGIPVVILAIAFILAFWIWNVYDAYKQANKYNDMRFH, from the coding sequence ATGTATTGCATAAACTGCGGCAACCAGCTCAATGAGGGTCAGGCATTCTGTGACAAATGCGGCGTGATGGCATCCGGCGAAGGAGGGCCGACCCCTGTGTATGTTATCTCTGCCCCTAAAAAAAGCGCAGCACTCGCGGCAGTGCTTTCGTTTATGTTACCGGGCGGCGGGCAGATGTACGCAGAAAAGATGGGACGCGGACTCGCGCTGCTGCTTTCTTCCATCGTGATCGTGGTGTTCGGGGCCTTAATCAGTGTTGTGGCAATGGCGCCCGGCAGCAGGGGCGGCAACAGCGGCATTCCTGTAGTGATATTGGCGATCGCGTTCATCCTCGCATTTTGGATTTGGAACGTCTACGACGCATACAAGCAGGCGAACAAGTACAATGACATGAGGTTTCATTGA
- a CDS encoding zinc ribbon domain-containing protein, producing the protein MYCKNCGSRMEDGQEFCVKCGTGADSTGTGIVQGSAQVVFYFRDKSPGIAAILSLLWVGLGQVYVGKVARGLLLMLAVILLSLPSTLILFAGVYMNDFDAVTAALIVAIVLIATYIAVWVWNIFDAYKLANEYNDYVKANGDRPW; encoded by the coding sequence ATGTATTGCAAAAATTGCGGCAGCAGGATGGAAGACGGTCAGGAGTTCTGTGTCAAATGCGGAACCGGGGCCGACAGCACCGGGACCGGAATAGTACAAGGATCTGCGCAGGTGGTCTTTTACTTCCGAGATAAAAGCCCCGGGATCGCGGCCATACTGTCACTTCTTTGGGTAGGTCTCGGACAGGTATATGTCGGCAAGGTCGCACGCGGACTGCTCCTTATGCTGGCAGTTATACTGCTGTCGCTTCCCAGTACGCTGATATTGTTTGCCGGGGTATATATGAACGATTTTGACGCCGTCACAGCGGCATTGATCGTCGCCATTGTTCTTATCGCAACGTATATTGCGGTCTGGGTTTGGAACATATTCGACGCATATAAACTGGCGAACGAGTACAATGATTATGTAAAGGCGAACGGGGACCGCCCGTGGTGA
- a CDS encoding DNA-directed RNA polymerase subunit H yields the protein MATDNISFNVLKHDLVPEHHLLSEEEAEKVLSGMGITCDQLPKIKNNDAGIRVLESIHGPIAEGRIVKIVRKSETAQEFVAYRLVTKG from the coding sequence TTGGCAACAGACAACATTTCATTTAATGTGCTCAAGCACGATCTTGTGCCCGAACACCATCTTTTATCCGAAGAAGAAGCAGAAAAGGTCCTATCAGGAATGGGGATAACCTGCGACCAGCTTCCGAAGATAAAGAACAATGATGCGGGCATAAGGGTGCTGGAGAGTATACATGGGCCGATCGCGGAGGGGCGCATCGTCAAGATCGTAAGAAAGAGTGAGACAGCGCAGGAGTTTGTGGCCTACAGGCTTGTGACCAAAGGGTGA
- a CDS encoding DNA-directed RNA polymerase subunit B gives MRDLVKLYFAEKNIVNHHISSFDDFLATAGNPNSRMQKIVDDIRVPTDDAERGVIKLDPERTSGRNIEIRIGRGRDEDGNIDPQAKPTIRIDQPKVMEANGYSHELTPMEARLRNLNYLSPVFVRFEIYEDGIEKEMPEGERWVHVGDLPMMVKSNGCNLNHRVLDNNMDRKLSEDEYLKELIKQKEDPREPGGYFIIGGTERVLITLEDLAPNRVMVEYNERYGSSVEIAKVFSQKDGYRALTLVEKKKDGMVMVSVPVASGSIPLVALMKALGMESDAEIYDTIVSDEAMANIVYANIESSLDKKNYPPSGYHTKEDAILFLERNFAAGQAKEYRTKKVESILDRSLLPHLGDTEADRMKKAIFLGRIARSVLELSLNKRKEDDKDHYANKRLKLSGDLMEDLFRTSFSSLMKDLKYQLERNWGRKKSELNISSSIRPDLLTHKLLHALATGNWVGGRAGVSQLLDRTSNMSAMSHLRRVTSSLTRSQPHFEARDLHPTQWGRLCPSETPEGQNCGLVKNAALIIDVSEGYPEPDVKWTLRELGLGSVKEEGTRIYINGDLVGTHKEAEKLVSEIRDRRRYGLLSNCINIRYDEEMKEVIINCDEGRLRRPLLILKDGRTMITRKHLEGMREGKVTWNNLFKEGIIEWVDAEEEEDLLVVVDAYDVPKRCERCEHALSPTDVDWLNPGQEEEPVLKCKWCGDNITVPAKITRRHTHMEIDPMVILGVASGIVPYPEHNSAPRVTMGAGMAKQALGIPAANYRIRPDTRGHIMHYPEVPMVQTQTMEFMGYNHRPAGQNFCVAVLSYHGYNIEDALVMNRSSIERGLGRSTFMRSYRAEERRYPGGQEDHFEIPSPDIMGARADSAYALLGEDGLISPESEVTGSDVLIGKTSPPRFLEEETDFLTPQKRRETSVTVRPGEKGYVDSVMVTESENGSRLVRVKVRDERVPELGDKFCSRFGQKGVIGRLVDQCDMPFTAEGVTPDLVVNPHGIPSRMTIGHVLEMIAGKVGAMEGRIIDGTAFSGEREAAIRDALVKNGFGMHGKETMYDGMTGRLIQTEVYTGVIFYEKLHHMVSGKLHVRSRGPVQILTRQPTEGRSRQGGLRFGEMERDCLIGHGAAMVIKDRLLDESDGTQQYICGNQSCGHIAIMDRHGALYCPVCKNNSSIYLVQTSYAFKLLMDELLSLGVAMRLQLEDLT, from the coding sequence TTGAGAGATTTGGTTAAATTATATTTCGCAGAGAAGAACATCGTGAACCATCACATCTCATCGTTCGATGATTTCCTTGCAACCGCAGGGAACCCGAACAGCAGGATGCAGAAGATCGTCGACGATATCAGAGTGCCCACCGACGACGCCGAGCGCGGGGTCATTAAATTGGATCCGGAACGCACGAGCGGCAGGAACATAGAGATCAGAATAGGAAGGGGGAGGGACGAGGACGGCAACATCGACCCCCAGGCAAAACCTACGATCAGGATCGATCAGCCGAAGGTCATGGAGGCGAACGGCTACAGCCACGAGCTCACGCCGATGGAGGCGAGACTCAGGAATCTGAACTACCTTTCTCCGGTGTTCGTAAGGTTTGAGATATACGAGGACGGGATCGAGAAGGAAATGCCCGAGGGCGAGAGGTGGGTGCACGTGGGCGACCTGCCCATGATGGTCAAGTCGAATGGGTGCAACCTTAACCACCGCGTTCTGGACAATAACATGGACCGCAAGCTCTCGGAGGACGAATACCTCAAAGAGCTGATAAAACAGAAAGAGGACCCCAGGGAGCCGGGAGGATATTTCATCATCGGAGGGACCGAGAGGGTATTGATCACCCTTGAGGACCTTGCGCCCAACAGGGTCATGGTCGAGTACAACGAGAGGTACGGATCGTCAGTGGAGATCGCCAAGGTGTTCTCTCAAAAGGACGGGTACCGCGCGCTGACGCTCGTTGAGAAGAAGAAGGACGGCATGGTGATGGTCTCCGTGCCCGTCGCGTCCGGCTCCATCCCGCTGGTCGCGCTCATGAAAGCGCTCGGCATGGAGTCCGACGCGGAAATTTACGACACGATCGTTTCAGACGAGGCGATGGCGAACATCGTCTACGCCAACATCGAGAGTTCTCTCGATAAAAAGAACTACCCCCCGAGCGGCTACCACACCAAGGAGGACGCCATACTCTTCCTGGAAAGGAACTTTGCGGCCGGGCAGGCAAAGGAATACAGGACCAAGAAGGTCGAGAGCATCCTGGACCGCTCTCTTCTCCCGCACCTCGGGGACACCGAGGCCGACCGCATGAAGAAAGCGATATTCCTCGGGCGCATAGCACGCTCCGTCCTCGAATTGTCTCTAAACAAAAGGAAAGAGGACGACAAGGACCACTATGCGAACAAGAGGCTCAAACTATCCGGCGACCTCATGGAGGACCTGTTCAGAACGAGCTTCAGCAGTCTGATGAAAGACCTGAAGTATCAGCTGGAAAGGAACTGGGGCAGAAAGAAGAGCGAACTCAATATCTCCTCTTCCATAAGGCCGGACCTGCTGACGCATAAATTGCTCCATGCTCTGGCGACAGGCAACTGGGTCGGCGGCCGCGCCGGCGTATCCCAGCTTTTGGACAGGACGTCCAATATGTCCGCGATGTCGCATCTCAGAAGAGTGACGTCCTCACTCACAAGGAGCCAGCCTCACTTCGAGGCCCGTGACCTTCACCCCACCCAGTGGGGCAGGCTGTGTCCGTCGGAGACCCCCGAAGGGCAGAACTGCGGTCTCGTGAAGAACGCGGCGCTGATCATCGATGTTTCCGAGGGATATCCGGAGCCGGACGTCAAATGGACGCTGAGGGAACTCGGCCTCGGATCGGTCAAAGAAGAAGGAACCAGGATATACATAAACGGAGACCTGGTCGGTACCCACAAGGAAGCTGAAAAACTGGTATCCGAGATAAGGGACCGCAGAAGATACGGTCTCCTGTCGAACTGCATCAACATACGCTATGATGAGGAAATGAAAGAAGTGATCATCAACTGCGACGAGGGCCGCCTCAGGCGCCCGCTTCTGATCCTGAAGGACGGCAGGACGATGATAACCAGAAAACACCTCGAAGGCATGCGCGAGGGGAAAGTGACATGGAACAACCTTTTCAAGGAAGGTATAATCGAATGGGTGGACGCCGAGGAGGAAGAGGACCTTCTCGTGGTCGTGGACGCGTACGATGTTCCGAAGAGGTGCGAGCGCTGCGAGCACGCCCTGTCGCCGACGGACGTCGACTGGCTTAATCCCGGGCAGGAAGAGGAACCCGTCCTTAAATGCAAATGGTGCGGCGACAACATCACCGTTCCGGCCAAGATCACCAGGAGGCACACTCACATGGAGATTGACCCCATGGTGATACTCGGGGTCGCATCGGGGATAGTTCCGTATCCGGAACACAATTCTGCACCCCGTGTCACTATGGGGGCCGGAATGGCCAAACAGGCGCTGGGGATACCCGCCGCCAACTACCGTATAAGGCCGGACACGAGAGGGCACATCATGCATTATCCGGAGGTCCCGATGGTGCAGACGCAGACCATGGAGTTCATGGGATACAATCACAGACCGGCGGGTCAGAACTTCTGCGTGGCCGTTCTGTCTTACCACGGATATAACATAGAAGATGCTCTCGTCATGAACAGGAGCTCCATAGAAAGAGGATTGGGGAGATCGACATTCATGAGGTCGTACCGCGCGGAGGAGCGCCGCTATCCCGGTGGCCAGGAGGATCATTTCGAGATCCCGTCCCCCGACATAATGGGCGCACGCGCCGACTCCGCATACGCCCTGCTGGGCGAGGACGGGCTGATCTCGCCAGAGTCAGAAGTGACGGGAAGCGATGTCCTGATAGGAAAGACATCCCCTCCGAGGTTCCTCGAAGAGGAAACGGACTTCCTGACGCCTCAGAAGAGAAGAGAGACGTCGGTGACCGTAAGGCCCGGAGAGAAAGGTTATGTCGACTCAGTCATGGTAACGGAATCCGAGAACGGGTCAAGGCTGGTACGCGTCAAGGTAAGGGACGAGAGGGTGCCGGAGCTTGGCGATAAGTTCTGCTCGAGGTTCGGACAGAAAGGTGTGATCGGAAGACTGGTGGACCAGTGCGACATGCCGTTCACCGCCGAAGGGGTCACTCCCGATCTGGTGGTCAACCCCCATGGCATACCGTCCCGTATGACCATAGGGCACGTGCTGGAGATGATAGCCGGCAAGGTCGGGGCCATGGAAGGCCGCATCATCGACGGGACGGCGTTCTCCGGAGAAAGAGAGGCCGCCATACGCGACGCCTTGGTAAAGAACGGCTTCGGCATGCACGGCAAAGAGACGATGTACGACGGAATGACCGGAAGGCTCATTCAGACCGAGGTCTACACCGGAGTGATCTTCTATGAGAAACTTCACCACATGGTCAGCGGCAAACTGCACGTTCGTTCGAGAGGACCCGTGCAGATACTCACGAGACAGCCCACCGAAGGGCGCTCAAGGCAGGGAGGCCTGAGATTCGGGGAGATGGAGCGCGACTGTCTCATCGGCCACGGCGCCGCGATGGTCATCAAAGACCGTCTGCTTGACGAGTCCGACGGGACCCAGCAGTATATCTGCGGGAACCAGTCATGCGGCCATATTGCGATAATGGACAGACACGGAGCGCTGTACTGTCCGGTGTGCAAGAACAATTCCAGCATATACCTCGTGCAGACGTCATATGCTTTCAAACTGCTTATGGATGAGCTTCTGTCCCTTGGCGTCGCCATGAGGCTGCAGCTGGAGGACCTGACATGA